One genomic segment of Suttonella sp. R2A3 includes these proteins:
- the rsmA gene encoding 16S rRNA (adenine(1518)-N(6)/adenine(1519)-N(6))-dimethyltransferase RsmA: MNVMAEVRAAKHLGQHFLVDERVIDQLVSAIDPRAGESLVEIGPGLGALTLPLLRESGAMSAIEFDRRVLEPLQIKADRIGQLNLINADILQVDFTSLGLASPLKVVGNLPYNLSSPIIFHCLAQRNLISDMVFMLQKEVVERVCAEPGSKAYGRLSIMVQLYCACEALFDIAPDAFDPPPKVDSAVVRLTPLAEPAWHVEDFARFDELVRAAFTQRRKMVRKSLQQYFSAEDFAVLGIDPTARPETLSGEAFARLADYRRTS; encoded by the coding sequence ATAAATGTCATGGCTGAAGTGCGTGCCGCAAAACATCTGGGTCAGCATTTCTTAGTAGATGAGCGAGTGATCGATCAATTAGTTAGCGCGATTGATCCACGTGCCGGTGAATCACTCGTTGAAATTGGCCCAGGATTAGGCGCGCTGACGTTACCTTTGCTGCGCGAAAGTGGCGCAATGAGTGCGATTGAATTTGATCGAAGGGTACTTGAACCCTTACAAATTAAAGCAGATCGTATCGGTCAGCTGAACCTGATCAATGCAGATATTTTACAGGTAGATTTTACCTCTCTTGGTTTGGCTTCACCCCTAAAAGTGGTTGGTAATTTACCGTATAACTTATCTTCACCGATCATTTTTCACTGCCTTGCACAACGCAACTTGATTAGCGATATGGTCTTTATGTTGCAAAAAGAAGTGGTCGAGCGCGTGTGTGCCGAACCGGGTAGTAAAGCCTATGGGCGTTTGAGTATTATGGTGCAGCTGTATTGCGCGTGTGAGGCGCTGTTTGATATTGCCCCAGATGCGTTTGATCCGCCACCAAAAGTCGATTCTGCGGTTGTACGGCTAACCCCACTGGCCGAGCCAGCTTGGCATGTTGAGGATTTTGCACGATTTGACGAGCTGGTGCGTGCGGCGTTCACCCAGCGGCGTAAAATGGTACGTAAATCGTTGCAGCAATACTTTAGTGCAGAGGATTTCGCCGTGCTCGGTATTGATCCGACGGCGCGTCCGGAAACGTTATCCGGTGAGGCATTTGCGCGGTTGGCGGACTATCGGAGGACATCATGA
- the nusB gene encoding transcription antitermination factor NusB — translation MSNPPNLKRQAIEQRSRARRLLVQTLYQWQISGGDAKETYHNRLIDPRNGDIDALYFDAAYEYISTQYEVLEESYAAFMSRQPKMLDPTERAILWIGGYELQHCPDIHSSVSINEAIELAKQFGAEDSYKFINATLDKLSKSLA, via the coding sequence ATGAGTAATCCGCCAAATTTAAAACGCCAAGCCATTGAACAACGCTCACGCGCCCGCCGCCTATTGGTACAAACCCTGTATCAATGGCAGATCAGCGGTGGTGATGCGAAAGAAACCTACCACAACCGTCTGATCGACCCACGAAACGGCGATATTGACGCACTCTATTTTGACGCCGCTTACGAATACATCAGCACACAATATGAAGTCTTAGAAGAAAGCTACGCAGCTTTTATGAGTCGTCAACCCAAGATGCTTGACCCGACTGAGCGCGCCATTTTATGGATTGGTGGCTATGAGCTACAACACTGCCCGGATATTCACTCGAGTGTGAGTATTAATGAGGCGATCGAACTTGCCAAGCAATTTGGCGCTGAAGACAGCTACAAGTTTATCAACGCCACACTCGATAAACTCAGCAAATCACTCGCATAA
- a CDS encoding riboflavin synthase, with translation MFTGIIACTGQLSDRQPHGEDQTLTITAPDFDFSACNLGDSIAVNGVCLTAVALDTHTFSADVSVETLTHTTLGALALGDRVNLESALTLSTPLGGHLVSGHVDGVGELLSRKQDARSERLTFRAPDALSRYIAAKGSITIDGVSLTVNNVTEHTFSVNIVPHTLARTIIDDYQINTAVNLEVDLLARYIERLLQDKESTPTLSLERLRALGY, from the coding sequence ATGTTTACCGGGATTATTGCTTGCACCGGCCAGCTTAGCGACCGCCAACCACACGGCGAAGATCAAACCCTGACCATCACCGCCCCTGACTTTGATTTTAGCGCTTGCAACTTAGGCGATAGCATCGCAGTCAACGGCGTGTGTTTAACTGCTGTTGCGTTAGATACCCATACATTTAGTGCCGATGTTTCGGTGGAAACCTTAACCCACACCACCCTCGGCGCTTTAGCTCTAGGCGATCGTGTGAACCTCGAAAGCGCGCTCACCCTGTCCACTCCCTTAGGTGGACATTTAGTGAGCGGGCATGTCGATGGTGTTGGCGAACTACTCAGTCGCAAGCAAGATGCGCGCAGCGAACGCTTAACCTTCCGCGCGCCTGACGCACTCAGTCGCTACATCGCCGCTAAAGGCTCCATAACTATCGACGGGGTCAGCCTGACGGTGAACAATGTCACAGAACATACATTTAGCGTCAATATTGTCCCACACACTTTGGCGCGCACGATTATTGATGATTACCAGATCAACACTGCGGTTAATCTCGAAGTTGATCTGCTCGCACGCTATATTGAGCGGTTATTACAAGATAAAGAATCCACACCAACATTAAGCCTTGAGCGCCTGCGCGCCTTAGGCTATTAA
- the nrdR gene encoding transcriptional regulator NrdR produces the protein MYCPVCGYSETKVIDSRLVHDGARVRRRRECLNPDCGERFTTYEEAEVSLPLVVKQDGTREQYDSEKLRRGLLRAVEKRSVSIDTVNNLIDTIEQRMRHYSEREIPSKRIGQWVMDGLKAIDHVAYIRFASVYLSFADVAAFQKTIDELSND, from the coding sequence GTGTATTGTCCGGTTTGTGGTTATAGCGAAACCAAAGTCATTGATAGCCGTTTAGTGCATGATGGTGCACGTGTGCGCCGCCGTCGTGAATGTTTGAATCCTGATTGTGGCGAACGCTTTACCACCTACGAAGAAGCCGAAGTTTCCCTGCCTTTAGTGGTTAAACAAGACGGTACACGCGAACAATACGATTCAGAAAAATTGCGGCGCGGTTTGTTACGTGCGGTCGAAAAGCGCTCGGTGAGTATTGATACGGTCAATAACCTCATTGATACCATCGAGCAACGTATGCGTCACTATAGCGAGCGTGAGATCCCGTCCAAACGCATCGGGCAATGGGTGATGGATGGTTTGAAAGCCATCGACCATGTTGCCTACATTCGTTTTGCCTCGGTGTATCTCAGCTTTGCTGATGTCGCCGCCTTTCAAAAAACCATCGACGAACTCAGCAACGACTAA
- a CDS encoding DUF294 nucleotidyltransferase-like domain-containing protein, translated as MHALSLTQPPFDLLSASQRERLQRSAEVVYLTKDETLDESLRGDVFVVIKGSIEQRRGDDFHAQAYPDDWFTTSNADLRILASENSLLYRLAQTAILDVCAENDGFAALFSDRLQERRLASQKSRQETQTLMFKKVRDCYLREPQFIHASASILEATRALRANSSGHILVHQHKRVGMFSSTNLCDAVIAGVDVRQTEVEQFTHFKLVTIHQDKELSEALQMMVSNRIRRLPVLDDEGKIIGVLGQIDLLSFFTNHSHLIALDIEQAKDLDALDKAADKIGEYIRSQYENGVKTSVISSMVQTLNLQVFTRLWHLLAPKEIIENTCLFVMGSEGRGEQILRTDQDNGLILADGFSDPRLDEVAEQFNAALAKMGYPLCDGHIMLNNPL; from the coding sequence ATGCACGCTCTATCGCTAACCCAGCCACCGTTTGATTTATTGAGCGCCTCACAACGTGAGCGATTGCAGCGCAGCGCAGAAGTGGTTTATCTCACTAAAGACGAAACGCTTGATGAAAGCTTGCGTGGCGATGTTTTTGTGGTGATCAAAGGCAGTATCGAGCAACGTCGTGGAGATGACTTTCATGCTCAAGCCTACCCAGATGACTGGTTTACCACCAGCAACGCGGATTTACGCATTCTAGCGAGCGAAAACAGCTTGCTTTATCGACTGGCACAAACGGCTATTCTTGACGTTTGTGCAGAGAATGATGGCTTTGCTGCGTTGTTTTCTGATCGCTTACAAGAGCGTCGGCTTGCCAGTCAGAAATCGCGCCAAGAAACGCAAACGCTGATGTTTAAAAAAGTGCGCGATTGCTATTTACGCGAACCACAGTTTATTCATGCTTCAGCAAGTATTTTAGAAGCCACACGTGCATTACGCGCGAACAGTAGTGGGCATATTTTGGTGCATCAGCACAAACGGGTGGGTATGTTTTCCAGTACGAATCTATGCGATGCAGTGATCGCTGGCGTGGATGTGCGGCAAACTGAAGTGGAACAATTCACCCACTTTAAGCTGGTAACGATTCATCAGGATAAAGAGCTTAGCGAAGCACTGCAGATGATGGTGTCAAACCGTATTCGTCGCCTGCCCGTGCTCGATGATGAGGGAAAGATTATTGGTGTGTTGGGGCAAATCGATCTATTGAGCTTCTTTACCAACCACTCGCATTTAATCGCGCTCGATATTGAGCAGGCCAAAGACCTTGACGCGCTCGATAAGGCCGCAGATAAAATTGGTGAATACATCCGCTCGCAATACGAGAATGGGGTGAAAACGAGCGTGATCAGCTCGATGGTGCAAACGCTTAACCTGCAAGTCTTTACCCGCCTGTGGCACTTGCTTGCGCCTAAAGAAATTATTGAAAATACCTGCCTGTTTGTGATGGGCTCAGAAGGGCGAGGCGAACAAATTTTACGCACCGACCAAGATAATGGATTGATTCTCGCTGACGGGTTTAGCGATCCACGTCTTGATGAGGTGGCAGAACAATTCAACGCAGCGTTAGCGAAGATGGGGTATCCGCTGTGTGATGGCCATATTATGCTCAATAACCCACTGTAG
- a CDS encoding helix-hairpin-helix domain-containing protein produces the protein MTRFNPQERKQLLGIKGIGETVVKRLEMMGFDSLESLAQADVDSILYQGSVITQSSCWQNSPQARAAINAALAYAKQHT, from the coding sequence ATGACTCGATTTAATCCCCAAGAACGTAAACAGTTGCTTGGGATTAAAGGCATTGGTGAAACGGTGGTTAAACGCCTGGAGATGATGGGCTTCGATAGCCTTGAGTCATTAGCGCAGGCAGATGTTGATAGCATCCTATACCAAGGAAGCGTCATCACCCAAAGCTCATGTTGGCAAAACAGTCCACAAGCTCGAGCCGCCATCAATGCGGCACTCGCTTACGCTAAGCAGCACACCTAA
- a CDS encoding 3'-5' exonuclease, which translates to MFAAWGRRKKIEQAGFHQLLGKAKDDEFVCIDCEMTGLDKRQDALLSIAAIHINGKRILSGSARQWVCKPPAMPTAETIRIHGLRPEDVANGISYAELFAEFLPFIGARTIVGYHIGLDKGFLDQQCQKTLGFSLPNRTLDIGHLFVKRQQRRSGNEHVDKRFATIMHELAIPTLSAHDAYHDALMTAMAFMVLR; encoded by the coding sequence ATGTTCGCTGCATGGGGGCGTCGCAAAAAGATCGAGCAAGCGGGTTTTCATCAATTACTTGGCAAGGCGAAAGATGATGAATTTGTCTGTATCGATTGCGAGATGACTGGCTTAGATAAACGACAAGACGCGCTGTTAAGCATTGCCGCGATTCATATCAACGGTAAGCGGATATTGAGTGGTAGCGCGCGACAGTGGGTCTGTAAACCACCAGCGATGCCGACGGCAGAAACTATCCGAATCCATGGTCTGCGCCCCGAAGATGTGGCTAACGGGATTAGCTACGCTGAGCTATTCGCTGAATTCTTGCCGTTTATTGGCGCGCGTACGATCGTTGGCTATCATATTGGCCTAGATAAAGGGTTTCTCGATCAGCAATGCCAGAAAACCTTAGGTTTTAGCTTGCCGAATCGCACCCTTGATATCGGCCATTTATTCGTCAAACGCCAGCAACGGCGCAGCGGCAATGAACACGTTGATAAACGCTTTGCCACCATCATGCACGAACTCGCCATTCCCACACTCAGCGCCCACGATGCCTATCACGATGCGCTAATGACCGCGATGGCATTTATGGTGTTGCGTTAG
- the ribBA gene encoding bifunctional 3,4-dihydroxy-2-butanone-4-phosphate synthase/GTP cyclohydrolase II codes for MAIHPTEAIIADLKAGKMVIIMDDEDRENEGDLMMLAEHITPEAINFMARYGRGLVCLTITQARNDQLKLWPQATNNASAFTTNFTVSIEAAEGVTTGISAHDRARTIQAAVSPTAHPNDLVQPGHIFPIVAREGGVLTRAGHTEAGCDFARLAECEPAAVIVEILKDDGTMARRGDLELFANEHGLKIGTIADLIEYRLAREQTVAAIGQCELPTAHGIFTLVTYQSTIDQSLHYALIKGSINPEVPTFVRVHVQNMFSDLFQAELSERTFSIDDALQYLAKEDSGIIVVLDEGQSKHDILKRMHAFAHHEAPPKRAAEQDLRTYGIGAQILADQGVGKMRLLSTPYKFTGISGYHLEVSEYLTPH; via the coding sequence ATGGCAATTCATCCCACAGAAGCGATCATCGCCGACCTTAAAGCCGGCAAAATGGTGATTATCATGGACGATGAGGATCGCGAGAACGAAGGCGATTTGATGATGCTTGCTGAACACATCACGCCTGAGGCGATTAACTTTATGGCGCGTTACGGCCGTGGCTTGGTGTGTTTAACGATCACCCAAGCGCGCAACGACCAACTAAAGCTTTGGCCACAGGCAACCAACAACGCCTCAGCGTTTACGACCAATTTTACCGTATCAATTGAAGCCGCTGAGGGTGTGACTACCGGCATTTCCGCACACGATCGCGCGCGTACCATCCAAGCAGCGGTCAGCCCAACCGCCCATCCCAATGATTTAGTCCAACCTGGACATATCTTTCCCATCGTGGCCCGCGAAGGCGGCGTACTCACCCGCGCCGGACACACCGAAGCCGGTTGCGACTTTGCGCGTTTAGCCGAATGTGAACCCGCGGCAGTCATTGTCGAAATCTTAAAAGACGATGGCACGATGGCACGACGTGGCGATTTAGAGCTGTTTGCCAATGAACACGGCTTAAAAATCGGCACGATTGCCGATTTAATCGAGTACCGACTAGCGCGCGAGCAAACAGTCGCGGCGATTGGACAATGTGAGCTACCCACCGCGCACGGCATATTTACGCTGGTAACTTATCAAAGCACAATTGATCAAAGCCTGCATTATGCTCTGATCAAAGGATCGATTAACCCGGAAGTTCCGACGTTTGTGCGCGTGCATGTGCAAAATATGTTTAGCGATTTATTCCAAGCGGAACTCAGCGAACGCACCTTTTCGATCGATGATGCGCTACAATATCTCGCCAAAGAAGACAGCGGGATTATTGTCGTGCTTGACGAGGGGCAAAGCAAACACGATATTTTAAAAAGAATGCATGCTTTTGCCCACCATGAGGCACCGCCCAAACGCGCCGCCGAACAAGATTTACGAACCTATGGGATCGGCGCACAAATTCTGGCCGATCAAGGCGTCGGTAAAATGCGCCTGCTGTCGACACCATATAAATTCACCGGTATTTCCGGCTATCATTTAGAAGTTAGCGAATACCTGACCCCACACTGA
- the glyA gene encoding serine hydroxymethyltransferase, which yields MFSTDMTIAGFDDELAAAIAAEEKRQENHIELIASENYTSPRVMQAQGSYLTNKYAEGYPEKRYYGGCEHVDKVEKLAIERVKTLFGADYANVQPHSGSQANAAVFLALLEAGDTVLGMDLAHGGHLTHGSPVNFSGRTYNAVHYGIDGKTGLIDYDHVQQMAEKHQPKMIIAGYSAYSQLLDFERFREIADSVGAYLLVDMAHFAGLVAAGVYPNPIPHADVVTSTTHKTLRGPRGGIILAKANPDIEKKLNSAIFPGIQGGPLMHVIAAKAVAFQEALDPSFQQYQEQVLDNAKAMAKVFMARGYDVVSGGTKNHLLLISLIKKELTGKAADAALGRAHITVNKNSVPNDPQSPFVTSGIRIGTPAITTRGFKQSEAKQVATWMCDILDDIDNEEVILNVREKVSKLCAKFPVYQQS from the coding sequence ATGTTTTCCACTGATATGACCATCGCTGGCTTTGATGACGAATTAGCAGCGGCGATTGCTGCTGAAGAAAAGCGCCAAGAAAACCATATTGAACTGATTGCCTCTGAAAACTACACAAGCCCTCGGGTGATGCAAGCCCAAGGCAGCTATTTAACCAATAAATACGCTGAAGGCTACCCAGAAAAACGTTATTACGGTGGCTGTGAGCACGTCGATAAAGTAGAGAAACTCGCCATTGAACGCGTCAAAACCTTATTTGGCGCCGATTACGCCAACGTTCAGCCGCACTCCGGTTCACAAGCCAATGCAGCGGTATTCCTTGCGCTGCTCGAAGCGGGTGATACCGTACTGGGTATGGATTTAGCGCACGGTGGTCACCTTACCCACGGCTCGCCGGTAAACTTTTCAGGCCGCACGTATAACGCCGTCCACTACGGCATCGACGGCAAAACAGGCTTGATTGATTACGATCATGTGCAGCAAATGGCTGAAAAACACCAGCCAAAAATGATTATCGCTGGCTATTCTGCCTACTCACAATTACTCGATTTTGAGCGTTTCCGTGAGATCGCCGACAGCGTTGGTGCGTATTTACTCGTTGATATGGCGCATTTTGCCGGACTCGTAGCCGCAGGCGTTTATCCTAACCCTATTCCTCACGCTGATGTCGTAACCTCAACCACGCACAAAACCCTTCGTGGCCCTCGTGGTGGGATTATTTTGGCTAAAGCCAACCCGGATATTGAGAAAAAACTCAATTCAGCGATCTTCCCTGGCATCCAAGGCGGTCCTTTGATGCATGTGATCGCAGCTAAAGCGGTTGCCTTCCAAGAAGCGCTTGATCCTAGCTTCCAGCAATATCAAGAACAAGTGCTGGATAACGCTAAAGCGATGGCTAAAGTGTTTATGGCCCGTGGGTATGATGTCGTTTCGGGCGGCACAAAGAACCACCTGTTACTGATTAGCTTGATCAAAAAGGAACTCACCGGCAAAGCTGCTGATGCCGCTTTAGGTCGCGCACACATTACGGTGAATAAAAACAGTGTACCTAACGATCCGCAATCACCATTTGTCACCAGCGGCATTCGTATCGGTACCCCGGCGATCACCACGCGTGGCTTCAAACAAAGCGAAGCCAAACAAGTTGCCACCTGGATGTGCGATATTCTCGATGACATTGACAACGAGGAAGTGATCCTTAACGTGCGCGAGAAAGTTAGTAAATTGTGCGCGAAGTTCCCGGTCTATCAACAGTCTTAA
- a CDS encoding SDR family NAD(P)-dependent oxidoreductase has product MKDTLVIITGHSRGLGAALAHTWLERGAAVCGIARHGNPELHGKYGEKLREVTLNLADEQALIAWLASAEWEELCASYRTIWLFNNAGTVQPSCILGEQDTQQIALAVALNVTAPLLLANAVAARQAKGNSTRIVHISSGAANKAYPGWSVYGASKAALDQHARNASIERSGAKVVSIAPGVVDTAMQAELRESEDFPIRHRFVDLYTDKELQSADETAQQIVDYALSHAFAKQAVIDIRALS; this is encoded by the coding sequence ATGAAAGATACCTTGGTTATCATTACCGGTCACAGTCGAGGCTTAGGCGCGGCGTTAGCTCACACCTGGCTTGAACGTGGTGCTGCTGTGTGTGGGATTGCTCGTCATGGTAACCCTGAATTGCATGGAAAATATGGCGAAAAGTTACGCGAGGTCACCCTGAATCTGGCCGATGAACAAGCGCTGATTGCCTGGTTAGCGAGCGCCGAATGGGAAGAATTATGCGCCAGCTATCGCACGATTTGGTTGTTTAATAACGCAGGCACCGTGCAGCCTTCATGCATTCTTGGTGAGCAAGACACGCAGCAGATTGCTTTAGCGGTCGCGCTTAATGTCACAGCGCCTTTATTGCTCGCCAACGCAGTAGCCGCACGACAAGCTAAGGGCAATAGCACCCGCATCGTGCATATTTCCAGTGGTGCAGCCAATAAAGCCTATCCTGGCTGGTCGGTTTATGGCGCGAGTAAAGCAGCGCTCGATCAGCACGCACGTAACGCCTCGATAGAACGCAGTGGTGCTAAGGTCGTAAGTATTGCGCCAGGTGTTGTCGATACCGCGATGCAGGCAGAGCTGCGCGAAAGTGAGGATTTTCCGATACGTCACCGTTTTGTTGATCTCTATACTGATAAAGAATTGCAATCGGCTGATGAAACGGCACAACAAATCGTTGATTATGCGCTGAGTCATGCGTTTGCCAAACAAGCGGTGATTGATATTCGCGCGCTTAGTTAA
- the ribD gene encoding bifunctional diaminohydroxyphosphoribosylaminopyrimidine deaminase/5-amino-6-(5-phosphoribosylamino)uracil reductase RibD: MDNDVDYMRRAIALAKRGIFSAAPNPAVGCVLVKNNRIIGEGFHERTGEAHAEVHALKQAGVAAKDATAYVTLEPCAHHGRTPPCTDALIASGVKRVVIACIDPNPQVHGKGISLLEDAGITVTVGVLADEALAINRGFFHRYKEKRPYVRVKIAASLDGKTALPSGESQWISSAESLLDSHYWRLRSDAIIAGCGSVIDDNARLNARYPTELASNQPLKIVIDSQLRTPIDAAIFDDGTPVILATTDKAAHKSYPEHAEILRLPANAQGKVDLSALLDELGRRQINSVWVEAGAGLAAAFTEQRLFQEIVLYFAPTFLGEGSRGMMPITPPTSLSAKMALQISEGVRIGEDWRFTLTAKP, translated from the coding sequence ATGGACAACGACGTCGATTATATGCGCCGCGCCATTGCGCTGGCGAAACGGGGCATTTTTTCTGCCGCACCCAATCCGGCAGTTGGCTGTGTGCTGGTCAAAAATAACCGAATCATCGGTGAAGGTTTTCATGAACGCACTGGTGAGGCACACGCTGAAGTCCACGCGCTCAAACAAGCGGGCGTTGCCGCCAAAGACGCAACAGCATACGTCACGCTAGAGCCTTGCGCGCATCATGGCCGCACCCCACCGTGTACCGACGCCCTGATTGCTTCAGGCGTTAAGCGCGTCGTGATCGCCTGTATCGATCCGAACCCTCAAGTGCACGGCAAGGGCATCTCACTACTCGAAGATGCTGGGATTACCGTCACAGTGGGTGTACTTGCTGATGAAGCACTCGCCATCAACCGAGGTTTTTTTCATCGCTACAAAGAAAAACGCCCCTATGTACGCGTAAAAATCGCCGCCTCTCTTGATGGCAAAACAGCACTTCCTTCAGGCGAAAGTCAATGGATCAGCAGCGCTGAATCACTTTTGGATTCGCATTACTGGCGCTTACGAAGCGATGCGATTATTGCCGGTTGCGGCAGTGTGATCGACGATAACGCACGCCTAAACGCGCGCTACCCGACCGAACTAGCCAGTAATCAACCGTTAAAAATCGTCATCGATAGCCAATTACGCACCCCGATTGATGCCGCGATTTTCGATGATGGTACGCCAGTTATTTTGGCGACCACCGACAAGGCTGCGCATAAATCTTATCCAGAACATGCTGAAATCTTGCGCCTGCCAGCAAACGCACAAGGGAAAGTTGATTTATCTGCGCTGCTTGATGAGCTCGGCAGGCGACAGATCAATAGCGTTTGGGTGGAAGCAGGCGCGGGACTGGCGGCAGCGTTTACCGAACAGCGGTTATTTCAAGAAATCGTGCTGTATTTCGCACCAACGTTTCTTGGTGAGGGTTCTCGTGGCATGATGCCGATTACCCCACCCACATCGCTATCTGCTAAAATGGCGCTGCAAATCAGCGAAGGGGTGCGCATTGGCGAGGACTGGCGTTTCACCCTCACCGCAAAACCATAG
- a CDS encoding putative nucleotidyltransferase substrate binding domain-containing protein, producing MMHLSTFLDARAVCGKTELLDELNAHVHAERQHAPTGLINHFAKAALQFGDSQSWWQKFLPGGESNTLNMKKAGIFPIVHGVRAMAFELGVSATSTRERLHALVQANVMDASRAQNLTEALDFFMAQRLKTALEASSKGERKSVNPMTMSALERDVLKECLNIVKEFKASLSNRYHLGMF from the coding sequence ATGATGCATCTATCTACCTTTTTAGATGCGCGTGCGGTGTGTGGTAAAACCGAACTGTTAGATGAACTCAATGCACATGTGCACGCTGAGCGACAACATGCGCCAACCGGACTGATCAACCATTTCGCTAAAGCGGCGTTGCAATTTGGCGATAGCCAATCGTGGTGGCAAAAGTTTTTACCTGGTGGTGAAAGTAATACGCTCAATATGAAAAAAGCCGGTATTTTCCCGATCGTGCATGGGGTGCGTGCAATGGCGTTTGAATTAGGAGTGAGCGCCACGAGTACCAGAGAGCGCTTACACGCGTTAGTCCAAGCGAACGTGATGGACGCCTCACGCGCGCAAAATCTCACCGAAGCGTTAGATTTCTTTATGGCACAACGCTTAAAAACGGCGCTGGAAGCGAGCAGCAAAGGCGAGCGAAAGAGCGTCAATCCGATGACGATGAGTGCGCTCGAGCGAGATGTACTCAAAGAATGTTTAAATATCGTCAAAGAATTTAAAGCCTCGCTGAGTAATCGCTATCATCTGGGGATGTTTTGA
- the ribE gene encoding 6,7-dimethyl-8-ribityllumazine synthase: MSQQPKRIEGQFSDANARYAIICARFNELIVSKLEGGAIDALIRHGVSAEQIDIIYVPGAHELPIAAQRLAASKRYDAIIALGAVIRGATAHFEVVVNESSKGLSQVALKHDIPVINGVLTTNSIEQALERAGTKAGNKGADAALAAIEMVSLLRQID; encoded by the coding sequence ATGAGCCAACAACCCAAACGTATCGAAGGCCAATTTAGCGATGCTAATGCGCGCTACGCCATTATCTGTGCCCGTTTTAACGAGCTGATCGTCAGCAAACTCGAAGGCGGCGCGATTGATGCGCTTATTCGTCATGGCGTGAGCGCTGAACAGATTGATATCATTTATGTACCAGGCGCGCACGAACTGCCGATTGCCGCGCAACGCCTTGCTGCGAGTAAGCGTTATGACGCGATCATTGCCCTAGGCGCAGTGATCCGTGGGGCAACCGCGCATTTTGAGGTCGTGGTTAACGAGTCGTCTAAAGGCTTAAGCCAAGTGGCGCTCAAGCACGACATCCCTGTGATTAACGGCGTACTAACCACCAACAGTATTGAACAAGCGCTGGAGCGCGCTGGCACAAAAGCCGGTAATAAAGGCGCTGACGCCGCACTCGCTGCGATTGAGATGGTCAGTTTATTACGTCAAATTGATTGA